A genomic region of Oryza glaberrima chromosome 1, OglaRS2, whole genome shotgun sequence contains the following coding sequences:
- the LOC127759822 gene encoding uncharacterized protein LOC127759822 — MDPLKGVEESSLVTKGEMKSLLQDLIATGMMGPRIGGASPEIKLEQMPNEVKLEESQNYLSWSRRTRLMLRAKGVEHYLEETCIEPDDKLSVDWKVWNSTNSTVATWLMTSVAPSIARMVETISNASTVWKTLSKMYSGEDNAMMMVEAQDKVENLKQEGRTVQEYSSELQQLWADLDHYERGTGRRIGTGVRRNGLWYINNEEVGLAAVAGNAEEIILLHCRLGHPSFDNVSKLYPILFNGVNKSRLVCDACEFGKHTRTPYVGSGLRSYEPFILIHYDVWGPWPVTLVSGFKWFVSFIDCYTRMTWIYVLKHKNDVLRCFQDFHKFKSV, encoded by the coding sequence ATGGATCCATTGAAAGGGGTTGAGGAATCATCGCTGGTCACTAAAGGCGAGATGAAAAGCCTACTACAAGACTTGATAGCTACTGGGATGATGGGGCCTAGAATAGGAGGGGCATCACCTGAAATAAAGCTAGAGCAAATGCCGAATGAAGTTAAGTTGGAGGAGAGCCAAAATTACTTGAGCTGGTCTAGAAGGACAAGATTGATGTTGAGGGCAAAAGGGGTAGAACACTATTTGGAGGAAACTTGTATTGAACCGGATGACAAGCTTAGTGTGGACTGGAAGGTGTGGAATTCCACCAACTCTACGGTGGCAACATGGTTAATGACCTCAGTGGCTCCATCCATTGCGAGGATGGTGGAGACAATTTCTAATGCATCAACTGTGTGGAAGACATTGAGCAAAATGTACTCAGGGGAAGACAATGCAATGATGATGGTTGAGGCTCAAGACAAGGTGGAGAACTTGAAGCAAGAGGGAAGAACTGTTCAAGAATATTCTAGTGAGTTGCAACAATTATGGGCAGATTTGGATCACTATGAGAGGGGGACTGGGAGGAGGATTGGGACTGGAGTCAGGCGCAATGGGTTGTGGTACATCAATAATGAAGAAGTAGGATTGGCTGCAGTTGCAGGAAATGCTGAGGAGATTATTTTGCTTCATTGCCGGTTAGGACATCCATCATTTGATAACGTAAGTAAGCTATATCCAATTCTCTTTAATGGAGTGAACAAAAGTAGACTTGTCTGTGACGCTTGCGAATTTGGCAAACATACACGGACCCCATATGTTGGGAGTGGCCTCCGTAGTTATGAACCCTTTATATTAATACATTATGATGTTTGGGGACCATGGCCAGTTACTTTAGTGAGTGGATTTAAGTGGTTTGTTTCCTTCATTGATTGTTACACTCGAATGACTTGGATTTATGTACTTAAGCACAAGAATGATGTTCTTCGATGCTTCCAAGATTTTCATAAATTCAAATCAGTTTGA